In Triticum urartu cultivar G1812 chromosome 6, Tu2.1, whole genome shotgun sequence, the following proteins share a genomic window:
- the LOC125513947 gene encoding ceramide kinase isoform X1: MQGDGEVLFLGGVGEVTVTLGHDGLSFLPLHPELGSSCLSSIGLLPKLENKIKFSDVYAVELLDEGPVCGPWNTRIVVQSKKNSEMHRFAVHVITRSRKHPSQLVPCEYLFGHKDPETCKSWVEHLSACINNEQDRPKNLMVFVHPLCGKGRGCKNWEMVAPLFDRAKVNTKVIITERAGHAYDTLASISDKELKKFDGVVAVGGDGLFNEILNGLLNLRNKTSYPPTPEGFGYFGSTEKCQGYRNDGLNNSTPTSDAVKNVMLRVGSNKSDDHEPLLSTGQSVGLDISSLNPNTESSTGDQVPSVSFPNDWFRLGIIPSGSTDAIVLSTTGERDAVTSALLIIFGRRIALDIAQVVRWKSSPSAEVLPTVRYAASFAGYGFYGEVIRESENYRWMGPARYDFSGTMVFLKHRSYDAKVAFLENENSHSLAASAENVADEVQPLQSRRKRSRKTICLANCSVCKETSTPGQNSEDEIPNSSQTIHDNPKWIWSEGRFLSVGAAVISCRNERAPDGLVAEAHLSDGFLHLLLIRDCPLPLYLWHLTQFTKKGSDPLTFKFVEHHKTQAFTFISSHDESVWNLDGELFQACEVSVQACRGLVNLFASGPEV, encoded by the exons GGGCGGCGTCGGGGAGGTCACCGTCACCCTCGGCCACGACGGCCTCTCCTTCCTGCCTCTCCACCCG GAATTGGGTTCTTCATGTTTGTCATCTATCGGATTACTACCAAAATTAGAGAACAAAATCAAGTTTTCGGATGTTTATGCTGTGGAGCTTCTTGATGAAGGTCCTGTATGTGGACCTTGGAATACAAGAATTGTCGTCCAAAGCAAGAAAAATAGTGAG ATGCACCGCTTTGCTGTACATGTAATCACCAGATCAAGAAAACACCCTTCTCAATTGGTACCTTGTGAATATCTTTTTGGACACAAAGACCCGGAGACCTGCAAAAGCTGGGTTGAGCATCTCAGTGCATGCATAAATAATGAACAGGACAGGCCCAAGAACCTGATG GTGTTTGTCCATCCACTTTGTGGAAAAGGTAGAGGATGCAAAAATTGGGAAATGGTAGCTCCGTTATTTGACCGGGCAAAAGTAAATACAAAG GTGATAATCACGGAAAGAGCAGGACATGCATATGACACCTTAGCATCAATATCAGATAAAGAGCTCAAGAAATTTGACGGTGTTGTTGCAGTG GGTGGTGATGGTTTATTTAATGAAATCCTGAATGGACTACTAAATTTGAGGAATAAGACTTCTTATCCTCCAACTCCAGAGGGCTTTGGATATTTTGGAAGCACTGAGAAGTGCCAAGGATATAGGAACGATGGGCTAAACAACAGTACGCCCACATCAGATGCTGTAAAAAATGTCATGCTCCGTGTGGGTTCCAACAAATCTGATGATCATGAACCTCTTCTTTCGACTGGGCAATCTGTTGGATTAGACATCTCATCATTAA ATCCAAATACAGAATCATCTACTGGAG ATCAAGTTCCTTCAGTCTCCTTCCCAAATGATTGGTTTAGGCTTGGCATAATTCCTTCTGGCTCAACAGATGCTATTGTACTCAG CACAACTGGGGAACGAGATGCTGTGACTTCTGCCCTGCTTATTATCTTTGGTAGAAGGATAGCGCTTGATATAGCTCAAGTAGTCAGGTGGAAGAGTAGCCCATCAGCTGAGGTCTTACCTACTGTACGCTATGCAGCTTCATTTGCAGG ATATGGATTTTATGGAGAAGTCATAAGGGAGAGTGAAAACTACCGATGGATGGGCCCCGCACGTTATGATTTTTCTGGAACCATGGTCTTCCTGAAGCACAG ATCTTATGATGCAAAAGTGGCTTTTCTTGAGAATGAGAACTCTCATTCACTTGCTGCATCAGCAGAGAATGTTGCAGATGAAGTACAACCACTGCAATCTCGTAGAAAAAGATCCCGCAAAACAATTTGCTTGGCAAATTGTTCTGTATGCAAAGAAACTTCAACACCTGGACAAAATTCAGAAGATGAGATTCCAAACAGCTCCCAAACGATTCATGATAACCCAAAATGGATCTGGTCCGAGGGGCGTTTTCTAAGTGTCGGTGCAGCTGTCATTTCATGTCGCAATGAAAGAGCCCCTGATGGCCTAGTGGCTGAAGCACACCTCTCAGATGGTTTTCTTCACCTTCTGCTCATTAGAGATTGCCCTCTTCCCTTATATTTGTG GCATCTGACACAATTTACTAAGAAGGGGTCGGACCCTTTAACCTTCAAGTTTGTTGAACATCATAAG ACGCAAGCATTTACCTTCATTTCATCACACGACGAAAGCGTATGGAACTTGGATGGCGAGCTTTTTCAGGCCTGCGAAGTGTCTGTCCAAGCTTGCCGGGGCCTTGTCAACCTCTTCGCGTCAGGGCCAGAGGTGTAG
- the LOC125513947 gene encoding ceramide kinase isoform X2 translates to MFMLWSFLMKVLYVDLGIQELSSKARKIVRSRKHPSQLVPCEYLFGHKDPETCKSWVEHLSACINNEQDRPKNLMVFVHPLCGKGRGCKNWEMVAPLFDRAKVNTKVIITERAGHAYDTLASISDKELKKFDGVVAVGGDGLFNEILNGLLNLRNKTSYPPTPEGFGYFGSTEKCQGYRNDGLNNSTPTSDAVKNVMLRVGSNKSDDHEPLLSTGQSVGLDISSLNPNTESSTGDQVPSVSFPNDWFRLGIIPSGSTDAIVLSTTGERDAVTSALLIIFGRRIALDIAQVVRWKSSPSAEVLPTVRYAASFAGYGFYGEVIRESENYRWMGPARYDFSGTMVFLKHRSYDAKVAFLENENSHSLAASAENVADEVQPLQSRRKRSRKTICLANCSVCKETSTPGQNSEDEIPNSSQTIHDNPKWIWSEGRFLSVGAAVISCRNERAPDGLVAEAHLSDGFLHLLLIRDCPLPLYLWHLTQFTKKGSDPLTFKFVEHHKTQAFTFISSHDESVWNLDGELFQACEVSVQACRGLVNLFASGPEV, encoded by the exons ATGTTTATGCTGTGGAGCTTCTTGATGAAGGTCCTGTATGTGGACCTTGGAATACAAGAATTGTCGTCCAAAGCAAGAAAAATAGTGAG ATCAAGAAAACACCCTTCTCAATTGGTACCTTGTGAATATCTTTTTGGACACAAAGACCCGGAGACCTGCAAAAGCTGGGTTGAGCATCTCAGTGCATGCATAAATAATGAACAGGACAGGCCCAAGAACCTGATG GTGTTTGTCCATCCACTTTGTGGAAAAGGTAGAGGATGCAAAAATTGGGAAATGGTAGCTCCGTTATTTGACCGGGCAAAAGTAAATACAAAG GTGATAATCACGGAAAGAGCAGGACATGCATATGACACCTTAGCATCAATATCAGATAAAGAGCTCAAGAAATTTGACGGTGTTGTTGCAGTG GGTGGTGATGGTTTATTTAATGAAATCCTGAATGGACTACTAAATTTGAGGAATAAGACTTCTTATCCTCCAACTCCAGAGGGCTTTGGATATTTTGGAAGCACTGAGAAGTGCCAAGGATATAGGAACGATGGGCTAAACAACAGTACGCCCACATCAGATGCTGTAAAAAATGTCATGCTCCGTGTGGGTTCCAACAAATCTGATGATCATGAACCTCTTCTTTCGACTGGGCAATCTGTTGGATTAGACATCTCATCATTAA ATCCAAATACAGAATCATCTACTGGAG ATCAAGTTCCTTCAGTCTCCTTCCCAAATGATTGGTTTAGGCTTGGCATAATTCCTTCTGGCTCAACAGATGCTATTGTACTCAG CACAACTGGGGAACGAGATGCTGTGACTTCTGCCCTGCTTATTATCTTTGGTAGAAGGATAGCGCTTGATATAGCTCAAGTAGTCAGGTGGAAGAGTAGCCCATCAGCTGAGGTCTTACCTACTGTACGCTATGCAGCTTCATTTGCAGG ATATGGATTTTATGGAGAAGTCATAAGGGAGAGTGAAAACTACCGATGGATGGGCCCCGCACGTTATGATTTTTCTGGAACCATGGTCTTCCTGAAGCACAG ATCTTATGATGCAAAAGTGGCTTTTCTTGAGAATGAGAACTCTCATTCACTTGCTGCATCAGCAGAGAATGTTGCAGATGAAGTACAACCACTGCAATCTCGTAGAAAAAGATCCCGCAAAACAATTTGCTTGGCAAATTGTTCTGTATGCAAAGAAACTTCAACACCTGGACAAAATTCAGAAGATGAGATTCCAAACAGCTCCCAAACGATTCATGATAACCCAAAATGGATCTGGTCCGAGGGGCGTTTTCTAAGTGTCGGTGCAGCTGTCATTTCATGTCGCAATGAAAGAGCCCCTGATGGCCTAGTGGCTGAAGCACACCTCTCAGATGGTTTTCTTCACCTTCTGCTCATTAGAGATTGCCCTCTTCCCTTATATTTGTG GCATCTGACACAATTTACTAAGAAGGGGTCGGACCCTTTAACCTTCAAGTTTGTTGAACATCATAAG ACGCAAGCATTTACCTTCATTTCATCACACGACGAAAGCGTATGGAACTTGGATGGCGAGCTTTTTCAGGCCTGCGAAGTGTCTGTCCAAGCTTGCCGGGGCCTTGTCAACCTCTTCGCGTCAGGGCCAGAGGTGTAG
- the LOC125512236 gene encoding uncharacterized protein LOC125512236, protein MAGSAAQAPTQAGRLTRPIPTALVPAAVVLAVVVAVLSLLPSVAQAVWELPHLFLLGLVISYGVFAQHKNGAAAADGGDAATKDGARAWNSRYHPDDPLVVVAPDHAAGDDGDGGAGGRPFSLPVRRLKTVVEESTEAGGASGESVGEETDSSESTAGFWAGAPAAQSPPSVLDAFDSPKFNAATPPSDVSKGFPGYDSASPRDQSSCNEEEEEEEEEEEGTDWEEDADGSDEMTAASSERSFPGDFVACRNRRYDGSGDGESMDEELVELATRPGPEGADEVDRKADEFIAKFREQIRRQRL, encoded by the coding sequence ATGGCCGGCTCGGCAGCCCAAGCTCCCACGCAAGCCGGCCGCCTTACGAGGCCAATTCCCACGGCGCTCGTGCCTGCGGCCGTGGTGCTCGCCGTCGTCGTGGCCGTCCTGTCCCTGCTGCCCTCCGTGGCCCAGGCGGTGTGGGAGCTGCcccacctcttcctcctcggcCTCGTCATCTCCTACGGCGTCTTCGCGCAGCACAAGAACGGCGCTGCCGCGGCCGACGGCGGCGATGCCGCCACCAAGGACGGCGCCCGGGCGTGGAACTCTCGGTACCACCCCGACGACCCGCTCGTCGTGGTCGCGCCCGACCACGCGGCGGGCGATGACGgggacggcggcgcgggcgggAGGCCGTTCTCCTTGCCGGTGCGGAGGCTCAAGACGGTCGTGGAAGAGTCGACCGAAGCCGGTGGCGCCAGCGGAGAGAGCGTCGGCGAAGAGACGGACAGCTCCGAGTCCACGGCAGGATTCTGGGCCGGCGCGCCCGCCGCTCAATCGCCGCCCTCTGTTCTTGACGCCTTTGACTCGCCGAAGTTCAATGCCGCGACGCCGCCGTCAGACGTGTCCAAGGGGTTCCCCGGTTACGATTCCGCGTCGCCTCGTGACCAGTCGTCGTgtaacgaggaggaggaggaggaggaggaggaggaggagggcacCGATTGGGAAGAGGATGCGGATGGGTCGGATGAGATGACCGCCGCGTCGTCGGAAAGGTCGTTCCCCGGCGACTTCGTTGCCTGCCGCAACCGTCGCTACGACGGCAGCGGGGATGGCGAGTCTATGGACGAGGAACTTGTCGAGCTGGCCACCAGGCCGGGACCGGAGGGGGCGGACGAGGTGGACAGGAAGGCCGACGAGTTCATCGCCAAATTCAGGGAGCAGATCAGGCGGCAGAGGTTGTAG